The candidate division KSB1 bacterium genome includes a region encoding these proteins:
- a CDS encoding bifunctional enoyl-CoA hydratase/phosphate acetyltransferase, translated as MITTFAELIENVKSKPKKTIAVAMAESEEVLKAVSHAYKEGIAEAVLVGNKRKIVEIAQEFEIDISHFDIVNTTSESQSVVRAIQLIREHLADVLMKGVCSTSTLLKGVLDREVGIRSGKLLSHISLFEIPAYGHFLMMSDGGMNIAPDLEAKIAITENAVQTMRKLGVRKPKVAIIGAVERVNYPAMPCTLDAAALSKMAERGQIANCIIDGPLALDNAVSKRACEIKGIKSPLEGDADILIMPNIEAGNVFHKALTYFVDCKSAGIVVGANVPIVVTSRADDDENKFNSIALAMWIS; from the coding sequence ATGATAACGACATTTGCCGAGCTGATTGAGAACGTAAAAAGCAAGCCGAAAAAGACCATTGCGGTAGCGATGGCGGAAAGCGAAGAAGTCCTCAAAGCCGTTTCCCATGCCTACAAAGAGGGGATCGCAGAGGCCGTTCTAGTCGGCAATAAGAGAAAGATCGTGGAAATTGCCCAGGAATTCGAGATCGATATCTCGCATTTCGACATCGTCAATACCACATCCGAGAGCCAGAGCGTCGTGCGCGCGATTCAATTGATTCGTGAGCACCTGGCCGATGTTCTCATGAAAGGCGTCTGCTCGACATCCACCCTCTTGAAAGGCGTGCTCGATCGCGAAGTGGGCATCCGCTCGGGCAAATTGCTGTCGCACATTTCGCTTTTCGAGATTCCCGCTTACGGCCACTTTTTGATGATGAGCGACGGCGGTATGAACATCGCGCCCGATCTGGAAGCAAAAATCGCTATAACCGAAAATGCCGTACAAACCATGCGCAAATTGGGCGTGCGCAAGCCCAAAGTCGCAATCATCGGCGCAGTGGAAAGAGTAAACTATCCGGCCATGCCCTGCACGCTCGATGCAGCGGCTTTATCGAAAATGGCCGAGCGCGGCCAGATCGCCAATTGCATCATCGACGGCCCATTGGCGCTGGATAATGCCGTCAGTAAACGCGCCTGCGAAATTAAAGGCATCAAATCTCCTCTCGAAGGCGACGCCGATATTCTGATTATGCCCAATATCGAAGCCGGAAACGTGTTCCACAAAGCCCTCACTTATTTTGTTGATTGCAAATCCGCAGGCATCGTCGTCGGCGCCAACGTTCCAATTGTCGTCACTTCCCGCGCGGACGACGATGAGAACAAGTTCAATTCCATCGCCCTGGCGATGTGGATATCTTAA
- the buk gene encoding butyrate kinase, whose product MKQIFVVNPGSTSTKIALFADEACRFRRTIDHPLQELARYSTIIDQLPLRFSAIEQTVKEEALDLAQVDAFVGRGGLLRPIPGGVYIVDEEMLQDLKNAVCGEHASNLGALIVDSLARSFNKPAFIVDPVVVDELQDLARLSGHPQFQRKSIFHALNQKSVARKAACALGKDYSDVNLIVAHLGGGISVGAHQRGRVIDVNNALDGEGAYSPERSGTLPCGDLVRYCFTVNKGLKDTLSMIKGSGGLVAYLGTNDVREVVKRIENGDRYAELIYKGMAYQTAKQIGEMAAVLKGKVDAIVITGGISNDKLIVTWIKEYVSFIAPVMVFPGEEEMQALAEGALRVLNGEEPALHYREGVEKYDNDICRAD is encoded by the coding sequence GTGAAACAAATCTTTGTTGTGAATCCAGGGTCGACCTCGACCAAAATTGCGTTATTTGCCGATGAGGCTTGCCGCTTTCGACGCACCATCGATCATCCCCTCCAGGAACTTGCCCGATATTCCACTATCATCGATCAACTCCCTCTGCGATTCTCTGCAATCGAGCAAACGGTTAAAGAGGAAGCATTAGATTTGGCGCAGGTCGATGCCTTTGTCGGCCGCGGCGGTCTGCTGCGTCCCATTCCGGGCGGAGTCTATATCGTCGATGAGGAGATGCTTCAGGACCTAAAAAACGCCGTCTGCGGAGAACACGCCTCCAATTTGGGTGCACTCATTGTCGATTCGCTGGCAAGATCATTCAATAAACCGGCTTTTATCGTCGATCCGGTTGTCGTCGATGAGCTTCAGGACCTCGCCCGATTATCCGGACATCCGCAATTTCAACGAAAGAGTATTTTCCACGCTCTTAACCAAAAATCTGTGGCCCGCAAAGCCGCTTGCGCTTTGGGAAAAGACTACAGCGACGTCAATCTGATCGTCGCCCACCTGGGCGGCGGCATTTCCGTCGGCGCACACCAGCGCGGCCGGGTCATCGACGTCAACAATGCCCTGGACGGTGAGGGCGCCTATTCGCCTGAGCGCAGCGGCACTCTTCCGTGCGGAGATCTGGTCAGATATTGCTTCACCGTCAATAAAGGACTAAAAGATACACTGTCCATGATCAAGGGTTCCGGCGGCCTTGTCGCCTATTTAGGCACCAATGACGTACGGGAAGTAGTGAAAAGAATAGAAAACGGCGACCGCTATGCCGAACTGATCTATAAAGGTATGGCCTATCAAACGGCAAAGCAGATCGGGGAGATGGCCGCCGTATTGAAAGGAAAAGTTGATGCAATTGTTATAACCGGCGGAATATCAAACGATAAGCTGATTGTTACATGGATTAAAGAATACGTCTCATTCATCGCTCCCGTAATGGTTTTCCCCGGTGAAGAAGAAATGCAGGCTTTGGCCGAAGGCGCGTTGCGCGTATTGAATGGTGAAGAACCGGCATTGCACTACCGAGAAGGCGTAGAGAAATATGATAACGACATTTGCCGAGCTGATTGA
- a CDS encoding acylphosphatase, producing the protein MRRVKAIIRISGVVQGVGFRFFTWRKALELGIDGTVENTIDGGVEVVAEGEESKLKQFIEALRVGPRWAHVTAVDVEWAPPDNQFQGFSIIH; encoded by the coding sequence ATGCGCCGCGTAAAGGCAATTATTCGCATTTCCGGCGTTGTCCAAGGTGTCGGCTTCCGCTTTTTCACCTGGCGAAAAGCTCTGGAATTAGGAATCGACGGCACTGTTGAAAACACCATAGACGGAGGCGTAGAGGTTGTCGCCGAAGGTGAAGAATCCAAGTTGAAACAGTTTATCGAAGCTCTGCGCGTCGGTCCCCGATGGGCGCATGTGACTGCCGTCGATGTTGAGTGGGCGCCGCCGGACAACCAGTTTCAGGGATTTTCCATTATTCATTGA
- a CDS encoding adenine phosphoribosyltransferase: MNLAEKIRSIPDFPKKGIVFRDITTLLGDGHALREAVEKMYDQFRDVKIDKVVGIESRGFIFAALLAYKFGIGMVPARKPGKLPYQTISEDYELEYGVASLQMHIDAIQKGEKVLIVDDLLATGGTVGAAARLVERLGGQVVGFCFLIELDFLGARNRLRNYRIESLIHYESE, encoded by the coding sequence ATGAACTTGGCCGAAAAAATTCGCAGCATTCCCGATTTTCCCAAAAAAGGCATCGTCTTCCGCGACATTACGACTTTGCTCGGCGACGGACATGCTTTGCGCGAAGCCGTAGAAAAAATGTATGACCAGTTTCGCGACGTTAAAATCGACAAAGTTGTCGGCATTGAATCGCGGGGATTCATTTTTGCCGCGCTGCTTGCCTACAAGTTCGGTATCGGCATGGTGCCGGCACGGAAACCCGGAAAACTGCCTTATCAGACCATTTCTGAAGACTATGAATTGGAATACGGTGTTGCGTCGCTGCAAATGCACATCGATGCGATACAAAAAGGGGAGAAGGTGTTGATCGTGGATGACCTGCTGGCGACTGGCGGTACTGTGGGCGCTGCCGCCCGGTTGGTTGAACGGTTGGGCGGACAAGTCGTGGGCTTCTGCTTCTTGATCGAGCTCGATTTTCTTGGAGCGCGCAACCGTCTGCGCAACTATCGAATTGAATCTCTGATTCATTATGAATCGGAGTAA